Proteins from one Desulfonema limicola genomic window:
- a CDS encoding lipid biosynthesis B12-binding/radical SAM protein — protein MKVLLISTNTLTVPYPVYPLGLDYVAHAVSDFHQVKIADMNQAGSCKSLGDLIDEFSPDIIGLSLRNIDNTDTSDPRGFIGQYQETARVVRKHSRSPLILGGSGFTIFPDEIMNALDADYGIIGEGERLILLLDAIEKNEDISSIPGIITRNSGKKIPAPWNRAFAVKFDPDASYLDFYLNKGGMLNLQTRRGCSFQCIYCTYPHIEGRVLRPVAPEQAAAAALKLQKAGARYFFITDSAFNADYKHSTEVALAFKKAKISIPWGAFFAPVKPPPDYYKILADAGLTHVEFGTEALSEKMLKSYKKPFSIEHVLISHQAALDAGLYSAHYFLFGGPGEDINTLNQTLVNIEKLNKAVFFFFCGMRIYPHTALYDIALNEGQITKEQNLLEPVFYHSKSISSKDIINHVKNKAENRANWVIGAGGDKTADIVSRMYEKGFSGPLWEYLIQ, from the coding sequence ATGAAAGTATTGCTTATTTCCACAAATACACTTACAGTTCCCTATCCTGTATATCCTCTCGGACTGGATTATGTTGCCCATGCCGTATCAGATTTTCATCAGGTTAAAATCGCTGATATGAACCAGGCCGGCTCCTGTAAGTCTCTGGGGGATTTAATTGACGAATTTTCCCCTGATATTATCGGACTTTCCCTGAGAAACATTGATAATACAGATACAAGCGATCCCCGTGGTTTTATAGGCCAGTACCAGGAAACAGCCCGGGTTGTGCGAAAACATTCAAGATCTCCCCTGATTTTAGGGGGAAGCGGTTTTACCATATTTCCTGATGAAATCATGAATGCACTTGATGCAGATTATGGGATTATTGGAGAAGGGGAACGCCTGATACTGCTTTTAGATGCAATTGAAAAAAATGAGGACATTTCTTCTATTCCAGGGATTATAACAAGAAATTCTGGTAAAAAGATTCCGGCTCCCTGGAACAGGGCTTTTGCCGTAAAATTTGATCCTGATGCATCATATCTTGATTTTTATCTTAATAAAGGCGGTATGTTAAATCTTCAAACCAGACGGGGATGCAGTTTTCAATGTATTTACTGCACCTATCCCCATATTGAAGGCAGGGTTTTACGGCCTGTTGCTCCTGAACAGGCAGCAGCAGCGGCATTAAAGCTTCAAAAAGCAGGAGCCAGGTATTTTTTTATTACAGATTCTGCGTTTAATGCTGATTATAAGCACAGTACAGAGGTAGCCCTTGCATTTAAAAAAGCAAAAATATCCATTCCCTGGGGAGCATTTTTTGCACCTGTTAAACCGCCTCCTGATTATTATAAAATCCTGGCAGATGCAGGTTTGACTCATGTGGAATTTGGTACTGAAGCTCTTTCAGAAAAAATGCTTAAATCCTATAAAAAGCCTTTTTCCATAGAACATGTTTTAATCTCACACCAGGCTGCCCTTGATGCAGGTTTATATTCAGCCCATTATTTCCTTTTCGGGGGGCCTGGGGAAGATATAAACACCCTGAATCAGACCCTGGTTAATATTGAAAAACTTAATAAAGCAGTATTTTTCTTTTTCTGTGGAATGAGAATTTATCCCCATACTGCTCTTTATGATATTGCATTAAATGAGGGACAGATAACAAAGGAGCAAAATCTTCTGGAACCTGTATTTTATCATTCAAAATCAATAAGTTCCAAAGATATTATAAACCATGTTAAAAACAAGGCTGAAAACCGCGCCAACTGGGTTATTGGAGCAGGAGGGGATAAAACAGCAGATATTGTATCAAGAATGTATGAAAAAGGCTTTTCAGGACCCCTTTGGGAATACTTGATTCAATAA
- a CDS encoding ABC transporter substrate-binding protein — translation MKKFLLLALTLVLSAPVFTDGAEDKKISVYIANSYNPDTFGWTKEVVSGIITGFEKKGMVQGLDYKIITDTMDALVKTSETEMKKEADRILQEIKNIKPDIVITTDDDALKHIGLKIDNIPVIFNGVNGIPLEYLESPEIDSIEKPGHNITGVYQTTYFTQSLNLLKQFYPDIKTFAVITDELTTSIALIKDIEQQKNTLPLALKDTLVSEHFSKWKEKIMEWQDKVDCLFVFSNNSVKDDNGQVMMSKDVTEWIVENSKLPDTCPWAYQVNEGILVSASDSGTEQGLHAAYMAVQILNGTDPGSIPIITPPKGTPVINEKRAKKLKTVIPAEILSHFIEFGKIF, via the coding sequence ATGAAGAAATTCTTATTGCTGGCATTGACTCTTGTGTTATCTGCCCCGGTTTTTACTGATGGAGCAGAAGATAAAAAGATTTCTGTATATATTGCCAACAGCTATAATCCTGATACCTTTGGATGGACTAAAGAGGTGGTCAGCGGCATTATTACCGGATTTGAGAAAAAAGGCATGGTTCAAGGTTTAGATTATAAAATAATCACCGATACAATGGATGCACTTGTCAAAACTTCGGAAACAGAAATGAAAAAAGAGGCAGACCGTATTTTGCAGGAGATCAAGAATATAAAACCTGATATTGTAATTACAACTGATGATGATGCCTTGAAGCATATAGGTTTAAAGATAGACAATATCCCGGTTATATTTAACGGGGTTAATGGCATACCCCTGGAATATCTTGAATCACCTGAAATTGACTCAATTGAAAAACCAGGACATAATATAACAGGGGTTTACCAGACTACATATTTCACGCAAAGCTTAAACCTGCTGAAACAATTCTATCCTGATATAAAAACCTTTGCTGTTATCACTGATGAACTGACTACAAGCATTGCCCTGATTAAAGATATTGAACAACAGAAAAACACTCTCCCCCTGGCGTTGAAAGATACTCTTGTTTCAGAGCATTTCAGTAAATGGAAAGAAAAAATTATGGAATGGCAGGACAAAGTTGACTGTTTGTTTGTATTCAGCAATAATTCAGTCAAAGATGACAATGGACAAGTTATGATGTCAAAAGATGTAACAGAATGGATTGTGGAAAACAGCAAACTGCCTGATACATGCCCGTGGGCATATCAGGTTAATGAGGGTATCCTTGTTTCTGCAAGTGATTCAGGAACAGAACAGGGTCTCCATGCTGCATATATGGCTGTACAGATTCTTAACGGTACAGATCCCGGCTCAATTCCAATAATAACCCCGCCAAAAGGAACCCCTGTAATAAATGAAAAAAGAGCAAAAAAACTAAAAACAGTCATTCCAGCAGAGATTTTAAGTCATTTTATTGAATTTGGAAAAATTTTCTAA
- a CDS encoding DUF1566 domain-containing protein, with protein MRNLIVIFTIMVSFAFPAYAQSACPVLSDVITGLKIVTDIPVSSIPAAIFDIDNNKQVGLPEVVYMLQIISGQRECPAYPVVGTNQTLFYNNAGEITAPAPGQPYYGQAAFHPGNIPSYTDNGETITDNVTGLMWVKARGSKVTWSDAVAGASTNRTAGYSDWRMPTIKELYSLILFSGVNGPDNTNIEGYIPYIDINYFGFAYGPGGSTNVGERIIDCQDWSANKYVSTVMGNQIAIFGVNFADGRIKGYNEFVPFSGEGNELYVRYVRGNTGYGENNFKDNGDSTVTDLATNLMWSKDDSKTELDWLEALAWVQTQNAANYLGHNDWRLPDAKELQSIVDYTRSPSTTNSPAVDVNFFNTTSITNEAGQTDYPYFWTGSVLLDGGPFPSGIYISFGRAMGYMNNSWTDVHGAGSQKSDIMVGDPAKYPTGRGPQGDAVRIYNYVRLVRNMEN; from the coding sequence ATGAGAAATCTTATTGTAATTTTTACGATTATGGTATCATTCGCATTTCCGGCTTATGCGCAAAGCGCATGTCCGGTTCTCAGCGATGTTATCACAGGGTTGAAGATAGTAACGGATATACCTGTATCATCAATACCCGCTGCTATTTTTGATATTGATAACAACAAACAGGTTGGCCTGCCCGAAGTTGTTTATATGCTGCAAATCATATCGGGGCAGAGAGAATGCCCTGCTTACCCGGTAGTCGGCACCAATCAAACACTTTTTTACAACAATGCAGGGGAAATCACTGCTCCGGCACCGGGGCAGCCTTATTACGGGCAGGCAGCGTTTCATCCTGGTAATATTCCCAGTTATACCGATAATGGCGAAACGATAACGGATAATGTAACCGGCCTGATGTGGGTTAAAGCCCGTGGTTCAAAAGTTACCTGGTCAGATGCTGTTGCAGGTGCATCAACCAATCGCACGGCAGGTTATTCAGACTGGCGCATGCCAACAATCAAAGAACTCTACTCGCTTATCCTATTCAGTGGTGTTAATGGCCCGGACAATACAAATATTGAAGGCTATATTCCCTATATTGACATCAACTATTTTGGGTTTGCCTATGGACCCGGTGGTTCGACGAATGTTGGAGAGCGAATTATTGATTGTCAGGATTGGTCAGCAAATAAGTATGTCAGCACAGTGATGGGGAATCAGATTGCTATCTTCGGTGTCAACTTCGCTGACGGTCGAATCAAAGGGTATAACGAATTTGTTCCGTTTTCCGGAGAAGGGAACGAATTGTATGTTCGTTACGTCAGAGGTAACACAGGCTATGGTGAAAATAACTTCAAAGATAATGGTGACAGCACGGTTACCGATCTGGCAACAAATCTCATGTGGTCGAAGGATGACAGTAAAACCGAACTGGACTGGCTTGAAGCACTTGCCTGGGTTCAGACACAGAACGCAGCAAATTATCTTGGTCATAACGACTGGAGACTTCCTGATGCAAAGGAGCTTCAAAGTATTGTTGATTACACACGGTCTCCATCCACAACAAACTCGCCTGCTGTTGATGTAAACTTTTTTAACACCACTTCCATTACAAATGAAGCAGGTCAGACCGATTATCCATATTTCTGGACAGGTTCAGTATTACTTGATGGCGGACCATTTCCTTCCGGTATCTACATTTCGTTCGGTCGTGCAATGGGATATATGAATAACTCGTGGACAGATGTTCATGGTGCCGGTTCACAAAAATCCGATATTATGGTTGGTGATCCAGCAAAATACCCTACCGGCCGCGGGCCGCAAGGCGATGCTGTTCGCATATATAACTATGTAAGATTGGTAAGAAACATGGAAAATTAA
- a CDS encoding SPFH domain-containing protein, which yields MKKNFLLIIIGCFLIISSGCTNPSTPAGHEGYVKENPRVWGKGGFRGAMKGPANYGVSLWRNEVENVDMRPQTYPESFKILTKDELNVSFRFQTIIKVKPGTIKTVVEEFAGKDFYQRYIKEPLRSMVRKNVQNLESREVKEKRKEISEAVLKEIKEYLKETPFIVISGVVGNIDYPDVVTKAVEKKLAAKQLLDEKATQKEIAKKDAEIRIEEARGIAEAQKIINSTLTKNYLQHEAINAQLKMASSPNHTTVYIPSGANGIPIVETIK from the coding sequence ATGAAAAAAAATTTTTTATTGATAATCATAGGTTGCTTTTTAATTATATCTTCAGGTTGTACAAACCCCTCTACACCTGCTGGACATGAAGGGTATGTAAAGGAAAATCCACGAGTTTGGGGAAAAGGCGGTTTCAGGGGTGCAATGAAAGGACCAGCAAACTATGGCGTATCCCTTTGGCGTAACGAAGTCGAAAACGTGGATATGCGGCCGCAGACCTACCCTGAGTCATTCAAAATTTTAACAAAAGATGAATTGAATGTGTCATTCAGATTTCAGACAATTATAAAAGTAAAACCCGGCACCATCAAGACCGTGGTGGAAGAGTTTGCCGGAAAAGACTTTTATCAACGGTATATAAAAGAACCGCTCAGATCAATGGTAAGAAAAAACGTCCAGAATCTTGAAAGCCGTGAGGTTAAAGAGAAACGGAAAGAAATATCTGAAGCTGTACTCAAGGAAATAAAAGAGTATCTTAAAGAAACTCCGTTTATCGTAATTTCAGGAGTCGTAGGCAATATTGACTATCCGGATGTGGTAACTAAGGCCGTAGAAAAGAAATTGGCGGCAAAACAGCTTCTTGATGAAAAAGCCACCCAAAAGGAGATTGCAAAAAAAGATGCCGAGATTAGAATTGAGGAAGCTCGGGGCATTGCCGAAGCACAGAAAATTATCAATTCGACACTCACAAAAAATTATTTGCAGCATGAAGCAATTAATGCCCAATTAAAAATGGCATCATCTCCTAATCATACAACTGTTTATATTCCTTCTGGTGCAAACGGCATTCCAATTGTTGAAACAATAAAATGA
- a CDS encoding formate/nitrite transporter family protein, whose product MNTELSNNKILNNSEDNLNSEIQTERSAERIQEDKEFVPVIVKRTDEAIRHPDDVLEKAIDEGLEQIRRPFISLILSSMAAGLILSFTAMAVAVIATFASKFNEPVILRISTALVYPFGFIICIISGTQLFTEHTATAVYPVLEGRAKIIHLFRLWLLVIIGNLAGAVLSAGLLTLADDVIQAEKGYIIIAHHLVSYSNISLIFSSILAGWLMALGGWLILATPPTISQIACIYIVTFLIGLGGLHHSIAGSVEMFTALFISSQFSISQTARFISLAITGNLIGGSIFVAILNYGHIRKTQEIEHDEQPV is encoded by the coding sequence ATGAACACTGAACTGTCAAACAATAAGATTTTAAATAATTCAGAAGACAATCTTAATTCAGAAATTCAAACAGAAAGATCAGCAGAAAGAATACAGGAAGACAAAGAATTTGTACCTGTTATTGTAAAGCGGACAGATGAAGCCATACGCCATCCAGATGATGTTCTTGAAAAAGCAATAGATGAAGGACTTGAACAAATCCGCCGTCCTTTTATTTCTCTAATATTATCCTCAATGGCAGCCGGTCTTATCCTGAGCTTTACTGCAATGGCTGTTGCAGTGATTGCCACCTTTGCATCAAAATTCAATGAACCGGTTATTCTGCGAATTTCAACAGCCCTTGTTTATCCCTTTGGCTTTATCATCTGCATTATAAGCGGTACCCAGTTATTTACTGAGCATACAGCTACTGCGGTATATCCTGTTCTTGAAGGCAGGGCCAAAATTATTCACTTATTCCGGCTTTGGCTTCTTGTAATTATCGGCAATCTTGCAGGAGCAGTTTTAAGTGCAGGACTTCTGACACTTGCAGATGATGTAATTCAGGCAGAAAAAGGATATATCATAATTGCCCATCATCTGGTAAGTTACAGCAATATATCCTTGATTTTCAGCTCTATTCTTGCAGGGTGGCTGATGGCATTAGGCGGATGGCTGATATTGGCAACACCGCCGACCATAAGCCAGATTGCATGTATATATATTGTAACATTTCTCATAGGTCTTGGCGGACTGCATCATTCCATTGCAGGTTCTGTTGAAATGTTTACAGCACTTTTTATAAGCAGTCAGTTTTCCATATCTCAGACTGCCCGTTTCATTTCTCTTGCCATAACAGGCAATCTTATTGGAGGAAGTATCTTTGTTGCAATACTGAACTATGGCCATATCAGAAAGACCCAGGAAATTGAACATGATGAACAACCTGTTTAA
- a CDS encoding efflux RND transporter permease subunit: MDNSKNIKPDIEPGPIAWMAGNSVASNLLMIVFLVGGLIWGTMIKQEVFPEFDLDIITISVAYPGASPEEVEQGIILVIEEAVQGLEGIKEVTSSANEGSGFVSVEALAGTDIQKLANDIQSEVDRINSFPEDSEDPKVSVAIRRREVISLVLYGDQDERILRELAENIRDSLLQNKSITQVDLSEVRDFEISIEVSQEKLRSLNITLDDIARRVDAASIELPGGRLKTPSGEVLVRMKERRDYGHEFARIPIITQKDGTQVLLEDIALIKDGFEDTDTYASYNGRHAVMIDVYRVGEQTPIEVADAVKTYVSELRESLPPGVEVDTLNDRSDYYRQRLNLLVKNGWMGLCLVFIMLGLFLEARLAFWVALGIPISFLGSLLFLPFAGVSINMISMFAFIIALGIVVDDAIVVGENIFTMRQQGVPFLQAAVLGAREVAMPVTFSILTNIVAFMPLYFVPGIMGKVFGTIPIVVIIVFCISLVESLFILPAHLGHLKAVTKRGPMAWINHWQQKFSRGFIRLVKEVYDPFLDIALRSRYLVLAIGISVLILILAVVKSGRMGMTLFPRIESDYARASVSLPYGSAVEKTEAVQKKIVDAAKELAEETGGSKQVTGIFARIGGSSGSHTADIRAYLTPPGIRQVSTEEFTRRWREKVGLIPGLENLNFRSDSGGPGSGASLTVELSHRDINVLEAASEELAEALNYFPNVRDIDDGFSPGKQQIDFTIRAEGRALGLTAQTIARQVRHAFYGTEVLRQQRGRNEITVMVRLPESERVSEYNLEELMIRTPSGAEVPLRQVVNVKRGRAYTSINRRDGRRIVSVTADVIPTEQANQVLQAVKADTLPYLLEKYPGLRFSFEGRQADTRESMNSLFSGLGISMLIIFALLAIPFRSYTQPAIVMVSIPFGIVGAVLGHMIMGYSLSVMSMFGIVALSGVVVNGSLVLIDFANRKRNDGMEIHDAIHAAGIQRFRPILLTTLTTFGGLSPMIFETSRQARYLIPMALSLGYGVLFATLITLILVPCLYLILEDFHQIKLWIWPEAEKELNHE; this comes from the coding sequence ATGGATAACAGCAAAAACATCAAACCTGATATAGAACCAGGCCCCATTGCATGGATGGCAGGAAACTCTGTTGCATCCAACCTGCTGATGATTGTATTTCTTGTTGGGGGTCTTATATGGGGAACCATGATAAAACAGGAGGTTTTCCCTGAATTTGACCTGGATATAATTACCATATCTGTTGCCTATCCTGGAGCAAGTCCTGAAGAGGTTGAACAGGGCATTATCCTGGTTATTGAAGAAGCAGTCCAGGGTCTGGAAGGAATCAAAGAGGTAACGTCTTCTGCTAATGAAGGCTCCGGTTTTGTTTCAGTAGAAGCCCTGGCCGGTACGGATATTCAAAAACTGGCAAATGATATTCAAAGCGAGGTTGACCGCATAAACTCTTTTCCTGAAGATTCAGAAGACCCCAAGGTAAGTGTTGCCATACGCCGGAGGGAGGTTATCAGCCTGGTATTATATGGAGACCAGGATGAGCGCATATTGCGTGAACTTGCTGAAAACATAAGAGACAGCCTGCTGCAAAATAAAAGTATTACCCAGGTGGATCTCTCGGAGGTCAGGGATTTTGAAATAAGCATAGAGGTTTCCCAGGAAAAACTAAGATCTCTTAACATAACCTTAGATGATATTGCAAGGCGAGTGGATGCAGCTTCTATTGAACTTCCAGGTGGAAGACTTAAAACCCCTTCAGGCGAAGTCCTGGTACGCATGAAAGAACGCCGGGATTACGGGCATGAGTTTGCAAGGATTCCAATTATTACTCAAAAAGACGGAACCCAGGTTTTACTTGAAGATATTGCCTTGATTAAAGATGGCTTTGAAGATACAGACACCTATGCCAGTTATAATGGCAGACACGCAGTAATGATAGATGTTTACCGGGTTGGGGAACAAACTCCCATTGAGGTTGCAGATGCAGTTAAAACCTATGTAAGCGAGCTGAGGGAATCCCTTCCTCCAGGCGTAGAGGTTGATACCTTAAACGACCGCTCCGACTACTACCGCCAGCGTCTTAACCTGCTTGTGAAAAACGGCTGGATGGGACTTTGCCTGGTATTTATCATGCTTGGGCTTTTCCTGGAAGCACGCCTGGCTTTCTGGGTAGCACTGGGTATTCCCATATCTTTTCTTGGTTCCCTGCTTTTTCTTCCTTTTGCAGGTGTCAGTATTAACATGATTTCCATGTTTGCTTTTATCATTGCCCTTGGTATTGTTGTTGATGATGCCATTGTCGTTGGAGAAAACATATTTACCATGCGCCAGCAGGGGGTTCCATTTCTTCAAGCCGCTGTTCTGGGTGCAAGGGAAGTAGCCATGCCTGTTACATTCAGCATACTTACCAATATTGTGGCTTTTATGCCTCTTTATTTTGTACCAGGAATTATGGGCAAGGTTTTTGGAACCATTCCAATTGTTGTTATTATTGTTTTTTGTATTTCACTTGTAGAAAGCCTTTTTATCCTGCCTGCCCATCTGGGACATCTAAAAGCAGTTACTAAACGGGGACCCATGGCATGGATTAATCACTGGCAGCAGAAATTCAGCAGAGGTTTTATCAGGCTGGTAAAAGAAGTATATGATCCTTTTCTTGATATTGCCCTGCGCAGCAGATACCTGGTTTTAGCAATTGGAATATCTGTGCTGATACTTATACTGGCAGTAGTAAAAAGCGGCAGGATGGGCATGACCCTGTTTCCCAGGATCGAATCTGATTATGCCAGGGCATCTGTTTCCCTGCCCTATGGATCTGCTGTGGAAAAAACCGAGGCAGTTCAAAAGAAAATAGTTGATGCTGCAAAAGAACTTGCAGAAGAAACAGGAGGTTCTAAACAGGTAACAGGAATTTTTGCAAGAATTGGGGGAAGCTCTGGAAGTCATACAGCAGACATAAGAGCATATCTGACACCGCCTGGAATCCGTCAGGTAAGTACAGAGGAATTTACCAGAAGATGGAGGGAAAAGGTCGGCTTAATACCGGGACTGGAAAATCTGAATTTCAGATCAGATTCAGGAGGCCCAGGTTCAGGAGCCAGTCTTACAGTTGAACTCAGCCACAGAGATATCAATGTCCTTGAAGCAGCCAGCGAAGAACTTGCCGAGGCTTTGAACTATTTTCCAAATGTGCGTGATATTGATGATGGTTTTTCACCAGGCAAACAGCAGATTGACTTTACCATACGTGCTGAAGGCAGGGCACTTGGACTTACTGCCCAGACCATTGCAAGACAGGTGCGCCATGCTTTTTACGGCACAGAAGTATTGAGACAGCAGAGGGGCAGAAACGAGATAACAGTTATGGTTCGCCTGCCTGAATCTGAACGTGTTTCAGAATACAACCTGGAAGAACTTATGATAAGAACCCCTTCAGGTGCGGAAGTGCCGTTAAGACAGGTAGTTAATGTAAAAAGGGGAAGGGCTTACACCAGTATCAACCGCAGGGACGGCAGAAGAATTGTATCTGTTACAGCAGATGTAATACCCACTGAACAGGCAAACCAGGTATTGCAGGCTGTTAAAGCTGATACACTTCCATATCTTTTGGAAAAATATCCAGGATTAAGATTCAGCTTTGAAGGCAGGCAGGCTGATACCAGGGAAAGCATGAACAGCCTTTTTTCAGGTCTGGGCATTTCTATGCTCATAATATTTGCCCTTCTTGCAATCCCTTTTAGAAGCTATACCCAGCCTGCCATAGTAATGGTAAGCATTCCTTTTGGCATTGTAGGTGCTGTTTTAGGACATATGATCATGGGATACAGCCTGAGTGTTATGAGCATGTTTGGAATTGTAGCCCTGTCAGGGGTTGTGGTAAACGGTTCCCTGGTTCTAATAGATTTTGCAAACCGCAAACGCAATGACGGCATGGAAATTCACGATGCAATCCATGCAGCAGGCATACAAAGATTCAGACCCATCCTGCTGACAACCCTTACCACCTTTGGAGGCTTGTCTCCCATGATATTTGAAACATCCAGGCAGGCACGCTATCTTATCCCCATGGCCTTATCCCTGGGATACGGGGTTTTGTTTGCCACTTTAATCACCCTTATTTTAGTGCCCTGCCTGTACCTGATTTTAGAGGATTTTCACCAAATCAAGCTGTGGATATGGCCTGAAGCAGAAAAGGAACTTAATCATGAATAA
- a CDS encoding efflux RND transporter periplasmic adaptor subunit, protein MYENKDSSESEKKQKTSSVLRIAAKIILPLLVLCAGIAGASYIKNSASKPGKRPPQLNIPLVEAQDVQVSSEQVIIQAMGTIIPAREIVLKSRIGGEIIAVHPEFKPGGYIMAEQEILTIDPKDYELLVTQKKGQVANALYALKMEMGQQDIASREWKLVNGNRPAKPSDKELILRKPHLEKAKADLEAAKADLEQARLNLSRTKVTVPFNAVIKSRNVETGSQISSGEQLADVIAVDQYWIQVSVPIDRLEWMKIPATSEETGSEVTILYRDMSYERTGHVIRLLSELENEGRMARIIVAVDDPLNLENPEKTTPPLLLGEYVRVEIKGRELDHVLKIPRTALRDNNSIWVAENETTLSVRPVKTLWRDKNNVLLKNVLNNGEKIIISDLSTPVDGMKIRIAGSKKSDPEKTKPKNSGKKNG, encoded by the coding sequence ATGTATGAAAACAAAGATTCATCAGAATCTGAAAAAAAACAAAAAACCTCATCTGTTCTCAGGATAGCAGCTAAAATTATTCTGCCCCTGCTTGTGCTTTGCGCTGGTATTGCAGGAGCTTCTTATATTAAGAACAGCGCTTCTAAACCTGGCAAAAGACCCCCCCAGCTCAACATACCTCTGGTTGAAGCCCAGGATGTCCAGGTTTCCAGTGAACAGGTAATAATCCAGGCTATGGGTACAATTATCCCTGCCCGTGAAATTGTTCTTAAATCTCGTATTGGAGGAGAAATTATTGCTGTTCATCCTGAATTCAAGCCTGGGGGTTATATTATGGCAGAACAGGAGATTTTGACAATTGATCCAAAAGATTATGAACTTTTAGTAACTCAAAAAAAGGGACAGGTAGCCAATGCCTTATATGCCCTGAAAATGGAAATGGGACAGCAGGATATTGCCAGCCGTGAATGGAAACTGGTTAATGGAAACAGGCCTGCAAAACCCAGTGACAAGGAATTGATTCTCAGAAAGCCCCATCTGGAAAAAGCAAAAGCTGACCTTGAAGCTGCAAAAGCTGATCTTGAACAAGCCAGGCTCAATCTTTCCCGTACAAAGGTTACAGTTCCTTTTAATGCAGTTATAAAATCCAGGAATGTTGAAACAGGCTCCCAGATTTCGTCAGGAGAACAGCTTGCTGATGTAATTGCTGTTGACCAGTACTGGATTCAGGTCTCTGTTCCCATTGACAGGCTTGAATGGATGAAAATTCCTGCAACATCAGAAGAAACCGGTTCCGAGGTTACTATCTTATACAGGGATATGTCCTATGAACGAACCGGCCATGTTATCCGCCTTTTAAGTGAACTGGAAAATGAGGGACGCATGGCACGTATTATCGTGGCAGTTGATGATCCTTTAAACCTGGAAAACCCTGAAAAAACAACACCTCCCTTGCTTTTAGGTGAATATGTCAGGGTTGAGATTAAAGGCCGGGAACTTGACCATGTATTAAAAATTCCCAGAACAGCCCTGAGAGACAACAATAGTATATGGGTGGCAGAAAATGAAACTACGCTTTCAGTGCGCCCTGTAAAAACCCTCTGGCGGGATAAAAATAATGTTTTATTGAAAAATGTTCTTAATAATGGAGAAAAAATCATTATTTCTGATCTTTCCACACCAGTTGACGGCATGAAAATCCGAATAGCCGGATCTAAAAAATCAGATCCTGAAAAAACAAAACCTAAAAATTCAGGCAAAAAAAATGGATAA
- a CDS encoding 4'-phosphopantetheinyl transferase family protein, whose translation MEKKHNINTLYPVILSVPPDYEKLKMRAKVRFLSQYARQALIISEQLSFNSRNIDNCLQTSGTLPKDENSAPMPVNGCFWSVTHKPAYAGGVVSCKPAGFDIEKIKEYTKGLRRKIADNKEWSLVDPEKLESFFRYWTAKEAVLKAAGVGLSELSKCRIAGIIDDFHLKILFKNQIWIAEHFYFNDHMASIVKNDFQVIWKKPVVSLWLNSC comes from the coding sequence ATGGAAAAAAAACATAATATAAACACCTTATACCCGGTAATCCTGTCTGTTCCTCCTGATTATGAAAAACTTAAAATGCGCGCAAAGGTTAGATTTCTAAGTCAATATGCACGTCAGGCACTTATTATCAGCGAGCAGTTATCATTTAACAGCAGAAATATAGATAATTGTTTACAAACATCAGGAACCCTGCCCAAAGATGAAAACAGCGCTCCTATGCCTGTTAATGGATGTTTCTGGTCTGTAACCCATAAACCAGCATATGCCGGAGGTGTAGTTTCCTGCAAGCCTGCTGGTTTTGATATTGAAAAAATTAAAGAATATACAAAAGGACTTCGCAGAAAAATTGCTGATAACAAGGAATGGAGCCTGGTTGATCCTGAAAAACTGGAATCCTTTTTCCGTTACTGGACAGCAAAAGAAGCTGTTTTAAAAGCTGCAGGTGTTGGGCTTTCAGAACTCTCAAAATGCAGGATAGCGGGGATTATTGATGATTTCCATCTTAAAATTTTATTCAAAAACCAGATATGGATTGCAGAACACTTTTATTTTAATGATCACATGGCTTCTATTGTGAAAAATGATTTCCAGGTAATATGGAAAAAACCTGTGGTATCTTTATGGCTTAATAGTTGTTGA